In Chitinophagales bacterium, a single genomic region encodes these proteins:
- a CDS encoding aspartate aminotransferase family protein: MNLRQLFLNNVAQTSDAPLAIEPTHAEGVYIFTQNKGKLIDLISGISVSSLGHSHPKIVQAVKQQAEKYMHLMVYGEFVEQPQVKLAQLLTSVLDKSLNSVYFTNSGAEATEGALKLAKRYTGRSEIMYFKHSYHGSTMGALSVLGDEYFKSNYRPLIPNCTMLEYGNFDDIERISEQTAAVIIEPVQAESGITVPPKGYLKALEKKCKAKGALLIVDEIQTGLGRTGALFRHQTEEIVPDILLLAKAFGGGMPLGAFVSNRNKMEVFQDNPFLGHITTFGGHPVSCAAALASLEILLEENIIARVEEKGQLFEQLLKHPKIEKIQRAGLMMSLKFNSFETNKKIIDRCIKNGLLTDWFLFNSQSMRIAPPLIITKEQIEKACSLILESIDEVV; encoded by the coding sequence TTGAATTTACGACAGCTTTTTTTAAATAACGTAGCCCAAACCAGCGATGCACCTCTTGCCATAGAACCCACTCATGCAGAAGGCGTATATATTTTTACCCAAAACAAAGGGAAATTAATTGATTTAATTTCGGGCATATCGGTTAGTAGTTTAGGACACAGCCACCCCAAAATAGTGCAAGCCGTAAAACAGCAAGCCGAAAAATATATGCATTTAATGGTTTATGGCGAATTTGTGGAACAACCACAAGTTAAACTTGCTCAATTACTTACTTCTGTACTTGACAAAAGTTTAAATAGTGTTTATTTTACCAACTCCGGAGCCGAAGCCACCGAAGGAGCATTAAAATTAGCCAAAAGATATACCGGTAGAAGTGAGATAATGTACTTTAAGCACAGTTACCACGGAAGCACCATGGGAGCATTAAGTGTGCTGGGCGATGAATATTTTAAAAGTAATTACCGTCCATTAATTCCAAATTGTACCATGCTTGAATATGGAAATTTTGATGATATAGAAAGAATTTCTGAGCAAACAGCAGCCGTAATTATAGAACCCGTACAAGCAGAATCGGGCATTACCGTTCCTCCAAAAGGATATTTAAAAGCCTTAGAAAAAAAATGCAAAGCAAAAGGAGCATTATTAATTGTTGATGAAATACAAACAGGTTTAGGACGCACGGGAGCATTATTCAGACATCAAACCGAAGAAATTGTACCAGATATTCTTTTGTTAGCTAAAGCTTTTGGTGGCGGAATGCCTTTAGGTGCTTTTGTTAGCAATAGAAACAAAATGGAAGTTTTTCAAGATAATCCGTTTTTAGGACACATTACCACTTTTGGTGGGCATCCTGTTAGTTGTGCTGCTGCTTTGGCTTCATTAGAAATTCTTTTAGAAGAAAACATTATTGCAAGAGTAGAAGAAAAAGGGCAGTTGTTTGAGCAACTTTTAAAGCACCCTAAAATTGAAAAAATACAGCGTGCAGGCTTAATGATGTCTTTAAAATTTAATAGTTTTGAAACCAATAAAAAAATAATAGACCGCTGTATAAAAAATGGTTTACTTACCGATTGGTTTCTGTTTAACAGCCAAAGTATGCGTATAGCTCCACCGCTTATTATTACTAAAGAACAAATAGAAAAAGCGTGTTCACTAATATTAGAAAGTATAGATGAAGTGGTTTAA
- a CDS encoding sulfotransferase, producing MVFFKPSIFYYDHKTALKLAYYNCVKHFSIPRFLFTIVFLVVHFALVLFLAFGRLIDEIFLSGYKDVIIKEPVFIISNPRCGTTFLHRLLSLDKDHYTYTLLYHTLFPCAFYIIIIRAIAKLDSKLGGFLKKLIDLADKLFFGGWKDIHPMGLYQPEEDEGIFTIAVYTPALVLLSPWAYKLDYLKYLDLAKPKTKQRIKEYYISSLQRIVYATNPNATLLMKNVYSTGRLNFILECFPDAKIIYPLRHPYKAVPSVISMFTGPWNLHSRDIKDDSEEARGFGQIMIDYYNYIYQQKEVIDKHNLLMLEYNQIVSHPQETAYKIYDYFGFKMSEAYKKALKNYTTKSKSYKSKHNYSLAQYGYTKEYIYSQLHELMDEFELSKDIDNV from the coding sequence ATGGTATTTTTTAAACCCTCTATTTTTTATTACGACCATAAAACTGCTTTAAAATTAGCTTATTACAATTGCGTTAAGCATTTTTCTATTCCCAGATTTTTGTTTACCATAGTTTTTTTGGTGGTTCATTTTGCTTTGGTGTTGTTTTTGGCGTTTGGTAGATTAATAGATGAGATTTTTTTAAGTGGCTATAAAGATGTAATTATTAAAGAGCCCGTTTTTATTATCAGCAACCCAAGATGTGGCACTACTTTTTTGCATCGTTTGCTTAGCTTAGATAAAGACCATTACACTTACACTTTATTGTATCACACGCTTTTCCCTTGTGCTTTTTATATTATTATTATCAGAGCTATTGCCAAATTAGACAGCAAATTAGGTGGCTTTTTAAAAAAGTTGATTGATTTAGCAGATAAACTATTTTTTGGCGGGTGGAAAGACATACACCCAATGGGATTATATCAACCAGAGGAAGATGAAGGCATATTTACTATAGCTGTTTATACGCCAGCGCTGGTTTTGCTATCTCCGTGGGCTTATAAATTAGATTATTTAAAATATTTAGACCTTGCTAAACCCAAAACCAAGCAAAGAATTAAAGAATATTATATCAGTAGCTTGCAGCGTATTGTATATGCCACTAATCCTAATGCTACTTTGCTAATGAAAAATGTTTATTCTACAGGTAGGCTTAATTTTATTTTAGAATGTTTCCCCGATGCCAAGATTATTTATCCTCTACGCCATCCTTACAAAGCTGTTCCTTCAGTTATCAGTATGTTTACCGGGCCATGGAATTTGCACAGCAGAGATATTAAAGATGATAGTGAAGAAGCAAGAGGTTTTGGGCAAATTATGATAGATTATTACAATTATATTTACCAACAAAAAGAAGTAATAGATAAGCATAATTTGTTGATGTTGGAATACAATCAAATTGTTTCTCATCCGCAGGAAACAGCATATAAAATATATGATTATTTTGGCTTTAAAATGAGTGAAGCATATAAAAAGGCACTTAAAAACTATACAACAAAGAGCAAGTCATATAAATCTAAACACAATTATTCTTTAGCTCAATATGGATATACTAAAGAGTATATTTATAGCCAGCTACATGAACTTATGGATGAATTTGAGCTGAGTAAGGATATAGATAATGTGTAA
- a CDS encoding Fic family protein, with protein MEWRFDIKELENLESTYQRIFDKKAKLDAKRPLPYGILHRLKEDLALEWTYNSNSIEGNTLTLQETKIVIEEGMTVKGKSLREHFETTNHHEAIEFLQTLVGNNYTLNEKDILDVHHIVMTKIEKEFAGRYRNGGVRIVGANFVPPNALKVDGLMNNLVTWVNKNSLQLNPLALATVFHHRFAMIHPFFDGNGRTIRLTMNLLLMKAGFPPAIILKNDRKKYYAALNQANNGNYQKLLLLIAQAAERTIDIYLSALPSTDLDDDYQSISTIVSEPDVPYGQEYVSLLARQGKIDAYKEGRNWVTTKNAIKYYIENRERERKLE; from the coding sequence GTGGAATGGAGATTTGATATAAAAGAATTAGAAAATTTAGAAAGCACCTATCAAAGAATATTTGATAAAAAAGCAAAGCTTGATGCCAAAAGACCTTTGCCTTATGGTATATTGCATAGACTAAAAGAAGATTTAGCTTTAGAATGGACATACAATTCTAACAGCATAGAAGGTAATACGCTTACCCTGCAAGAAACCAAAATAGTAATAGAAGAGGGAATGACCGTAAAAGGCAAAAGCCTTAGAGAGCATTTTGAAACAACTAACCACCATGAAGCTATTGAGTTTTTACAAACCTTGGTTGGCAATAATTATACATTAAATGAAAAAGATATTTTAGATGTACACCATATTGTTATGACTAAAATAGAAAAAGAGTTTGCCGGCAGATATAGAAATGGAGGCGTGCGTATTGTTGGGGCTAATTTTGTGCCACCTAATGCTCTAAAAGTTGATGGTTTAATGAATAATTTAGTTACTTGGGTAAATAAAAACAGCTTACAATTAAACCCTCTGGCATTGGCTACTGTTTTTCATCATCGGTTTGCTATGATACATCCTTTTTTTGATGGCAATGGAAGAACAATAAGATTAACCATGAATTTGTTGCTTATGAAAGCCGGTTTTCCGCCAGCCATTATTTTAAAAAATGATAGAAAGAAATACTACGCTGCTTTAAACCAAGCTAATAATGGTAATTATCAAAAATTATTATTGTTAATAGCTCAAGCAGCAGAGCGTACTATAGATATTTATTTGTCAGCTTTGCCTTCTACAGATTTAGATGATGACTACCAAAGCATAAGCACTATAGTTAGCGAGCCGGATGTGCCTTATGGGCAAGAGTATGTTAGCTTGCTGGCCCGCCAAGGCAAAATAGATGCTTATAAAGAAGGCAGAAATTGGGTAACTACCAAAAATGCTATTAAATACTATATTGAAAACAGAGAAAGAGAAAGGAAATTGGAGTAA